The stretch of DNA GTTTCTGGGTCTTGGGGATACAAGTATGTCTTCGACTGTATGCCCATTTGTGTGAGATTTTCCTGGTTgatatcatttaatttattaagaTGTACGAACAAGTCGTTGATTTGTTTGAGCTGGGGAGCAATATCAATCGACTCCAAAGGTTTGGGTTCGGCTTCTAGTGATGCTTTCATATTGGCAATTTCATCCTCGGTGAAAATTTTTCGTTCTTCCCAGACATTCAACAACCTGTCAACCTTTGGGTTTAAGTTTCCATAGTTTTTACTCAAAGCATCTGGCAACACTTTATTAAACTCATTGATGAATTCCGGcttgttttttcttcttgctTGTTGCACAACGTCATTGCAAAGATAAAGTAACGACAATCTTTTGGCTGGTGTGATTGAATCTTGAGTGATGTAGTTGAGCCAAATCTTTGCACTCTCCTTGTAATATTTCTGGTGAAATAAAACCCATTGGGAGATCGAGACAATGGATTCTTGAGTATCCAGTAGAGTGTCtagtttgaatttaaacGCTGTAGCTGAAAAGGACATTACTTTGGAGGAtgaaatttgtttattttttattttttttttttcgtcgtttttttttttctttttgttatATCCCCTTTAAACTATCAGCACATACACACCAACACCATTATGGCCCCAAAGAAACAAGCTACGGTAGTGACAGAACAggatatttcaaattcagaTAACGAACAGCTTGTggaattgataaataatcTAGTGAACACAAAACAAGACGAGTTGTTTGCCAAATATAAAGCTAAAGTTGAGAGCCAGTTAGAGAATGACCATCAGCTAATTGAGGACTTGCAAGCGGAATTAAAAGCAAAAGACGACAGAATAGATGCGCTATTGGAAGAGCTTTCGTTGCTAAAACAAGATCCGGGCATGGAGTTTGCCTCTCCTATACGGAAGAAAGCTTCTGGCAGATTAAACCAAGATGAGTTAGCTAAGGAGAGGGAAAACATTTGCTTTACGTTGGATATGATAGAGCTATTGACGGGGGTGAAAGttatcaattttgaaaacacCTCGGACGAATACATATTTGACATTAAGCAATCGTCGTCTGTGAAACTGGGACTTACTATGCACTATCAGTTGGTATTGGCGTCTCAGCCCAGCCCGGAAATCAATTACATTCCGACGTTTTTGGACGCTCTAGAGGGAGAGGAAGTTGAAGATTATGAAAACGCAAAGATATTACAAAAGAT from Candida albicans SC5314 chromosome R, complete sequence encodes:
- a CDS encoding uncharacterized protein (Ortholog(s) have RNA polymerase II core binding activity and role in DNA damage response, detection of DNA damage, mRNA 3'-end processing, negative regulation of transposition, RNA-mediated), producing the protein MSFSATAFKFKLDTLSDTQESIVSISQWVLFHQKYYKESAKIWLNYITQDSITPAKRLSLLYLCNDVVQQARRKNKPEFINEFNKVLPDALSKNYGNLNPKVDRLLNVWEERKIFTEDEIANMKASLEAEPKPLESIDIAPQLKQINDLFVHLNKLNDINQENLTQMGIQSKTYLYPQDPETLPPAPVYLSKLYMLEKLGNVCINNVEEIKETRMKINSELDSLFNLIIDGTKTDDSKIANINEKIQKAKETIRDVNLTSMEAGSDDDDFPGYLSDSEEEEETKKRRLSQTPSGGSTPSKRVAFSEDVEVFEDPDENKEESVSVDVMSLLSKLVD
- a CDS encoding uncharacterized protein (Ortholog(s) have role in homologous chromosome segregation, protein localization to nucleolar rDNA repeats, rDNA condensation and monopolin complex, nuclear envelope, nucleolus localization) — encoded protein: MAPKKQATVVTEQDISNSDNEQLVELINNLVNTKQDELFAKYKAKVESQLENDHQLIEDLQAELKAKDDRIDALLEELSLLKQDPGMEFASPIRKKASGRLNQDELAKERENICFTLDMIELLTGVKVINFENTSDEYIFDIKQSSSVKSGLTMHYQLVLASQPSPEINYIPTFLDALEGEEVEDYENAKILQKILPDYLCENLSFPFDTLAQFYGKVNRALNKK